Proteins from a single region of Chryseomicrobium sp. FSL W7-1435:
- a CDS encoding PilN domain-containing protein: MNPEINLLPVFEKRKPESFLGLILFIVVLGALIVFLAIYLMGIKQDAADLAAEEQNLIAQRTALQQQVTSTDPEPEITYADAVLFVETNSYPVSPLYEEIQNLADANTYVRNYSFSPEAITLAVDFETKSEIAFFVENLMKSNYFANVQVDSILEFEPLSTTEEPEGIVEEEQVAPRYTASIRITPLPEFVAQGVTQP; the protein is encoded by the coding sequence ATGAATCCGGAGATTAATTTACTTCCCGTCTTTGAAAAGCGAAAGCCGGAAAGTTTTCTTGGCCTTATTTTATTTATTGTAGTATTGGGTGCACTTATTGTATTTTTAGCGATTTACTTGATGGGGATTAAACAAGATGCAGCCGATTTAGCTGCTGAGGAACAAAACCTGATTGCCCAGCGAACAGCTCTTCAACAGCAAGTGACTTCCACTGATCCTGAACCGGAAATTACGTATGCAGATGCAGTGCTATTTGTCGAAACTAATTCGTATCCTGTTTCTCCACTGTATGAAGAAATTCAAAACTTAGCCGACGCCAATACATACGTCCGCAACTATAGTTTTAGCCCGGAAGCCATTACGCTAGCAGTCGATTTTGAAACGAAATCGGAAATCGCCTTTTTTGTAGAGAATTTGATGAAAAGCAACTACTTTGCTAACGTTCAAGTCGATAGTATTTTAGAATTCGAGCCACTTAGTACAACGGAAGAACCTGAAGGCATTGTTGAAGAAGAGCAAGTAGCCCCGCGCTACACGGCTTCGATTCGCATTACGCCACTTCCTGAGTTTGTCGCACAGGGGGTGACGCAGCCATGA